Part of the Arvicola amphibius unplaced genomic scaffold, mArvAmp1.2, whole genome shotgun sequence genome is shown below.
aagtcaaagaaggtaaagaagaaggtaaagaaggtaaagaagaggtcaaagaagaagtcaaagaaggtaaagaagaaggtaaagaatttatagaagaaggtaaaaagaaggtaaagaagaagggaaagaagaagggaaagaaggtaaagaagaatcaaagaaggtaaagaagaaggtaaagaagtaggtaaagagataaaaagaagtcaaagaaggtacagaagaaggtaaagaaggaaaagaatgtatagaagttaaagaagaaataaaagaaagtaatgtagaaagtaaagaaagtaaaaagaaggtaaagaacaggtaagaaggtaaagaagtcaaagaagttaaagaagaatgcAAGGAAGGTTAAGAAGAATGTGAAAAAcctaaagaaagtaaagaagaagttaaagaataagACAAAGAATGTAAAGCAGAaggtaaaaaagtaaagaagaattcaaaaatgtgaagaagaagacaaagagcagaaaagaagaaggtaaagaacataaataagaagtcaaagaaggtaaagaaggagataaagaaggtaaagaaggtgtcAAAGAAAGTATAGAAAAGTCaataaagtaaagaagaaggtaaagaaggtaagaagaagtgaaggatggtaaagaagtcaaagaacggaaagaagaaggtaaggaagttaaagaaaaagttaaagaaggtatGAAAGAAGTCAAGattgtaaagaagaaagtaaagaatttaaagaagggaaagaaggtaaagaagaaggtaaagaacgagTTAAAGATGGTACAGAAGAGGtcgaggaaggtaaagaagaaggtaaaaactATAAAGAACAGGTCAAAGAGGTaaaaagtcaaaggaggtaaagaagaagggaaagaaggtaaagaatgtaaaaagaagtccaagaagaaaaagaagaagataaagaagttaaagaaggtaaagaaggtaaagaagaaggtaaaggagaagtgtaagaaggtaaagaagaatcaaagaatgtaatgaagaaggtaaagaaggtaaagaagcagggatagaaagtaaagaagaaggtaaagaaggtaaagaaaaacgtaaagaatgtaaaaagaagggaaagaagggaaagaagatgtcaaagaacgaaaagaacgtaaagaagtcaaaaattcaaagaaggaggtaaagaaggtaaagaggaagtaaagaaagtaaagaaaatgtcaaaggaggtaaaaaaacaaggtaaagaaggaaaagaatgtagagaagttaaagaagaagtcaaaacgtaatgtagaaggtaaagaagttaaaaaagaaggtaaagaaattaaaggacaggtcaaagaaggtaaagaaatcaaagaaggtaaagaagaaaggaaagaatgtaaagatgaaggtaaagaaatctaaagaagacaaagaagacaaagatgaatgaaaacaacgtaaagaagtcaaagaagttaaagaagatgataaagtaggtaaagatgaagtcaaaaaaggtaaaacagaagataaagaacagaaagttttcaaagaagataaagaatggtaatgaaggtaaagaagtcaaagaacataagaagaaaataaagaacagcaaaaaagaaggtaaagaaggtaaagaagaatttataaaaggtaaagaaggtaaagaagcacaTAATGAACGTAAAGGAGAAGGtataaaaggtaaaaaagaagtcaaataaagtaaagaataaggtatagaaggtaaaaaagaaggtaaagaatgtaaaaaagaaggtaaagtaggtatagaagaagtaaaagaaggtaaagaaaaacgtaaataaggtaaagaaaaaggtaaagtaggtaaagaagaaaaagaaggtaaagaagaagtcaaagaaggtaaagaagaagggaaagaagaagttaaagaaggtatagaagaagtcaacgaaggtaaagaagaaaataattaaggaaaagaagaagataaagaagtttaaaaaagtaggtaaagaagaagtcaaagaaggtaaagaagaaggtaaagaacagtaaaggaaaagtcaaagacggtaaagaagaaggtaaagaaggagtcaaagcaggtaaagaaggtaaagaagaagtcaaagaaggtagagaagaagaTCAAGAACactaaagaagaaggtaaaaaacgtaaagaataaggtaaagaaggtaaagaagaagttaaagaaagtaaAGGATTCAAAGATGTTAtaggagaaggtaaagaaggaaaaaggtaaagaagataaagaagaagagaaagaacgtAATGTAGAAGGTAAttaaggtaaaaaagaaggtaaagaagttaaagaacaggTCAAAAAGTTAAAGATGTcagagaaggtaaaaaagaaaggaaagaatgtaaagaagaaggtaagaaatgtaaagaagtcaaagaaggtaaagaagaaggtaaagaaggtaaagataaatgtaaaaaaggtaaagaagaaagtaaagaaagtaaagaaggtgaagaaggcaaagaagttaaagaagaatataaaaaacagaaaagatgaaggtaaagaacgtaaagaagaagtcaaagaaggtaaaaaaggagataatgaaggtatagaagaagtcaaggaagataaagaagaaggtaaagaaggtaaacaagaagtgaaagaagataaagaaagaaaagaaggtaatGATGAATATAAAGAACGTAAAAAAATCTTGGGGTCTCTTGCTGCAGCAAGGCGAGTGGGAGCACCTGGAGCGAGAGCTCGGAACGAGACTCCACGGGTTGTAAGAAAATGGCAGACAAGCCAGACATTGGGGAAATCGCCAGCTTCGATAACGCCAAGCTGAAGAAGACCGAGACGCAGGAGAAGAACACCCTGCCGACCAAAGAGACCATTGAACAGGAAAAGAGGAGTGAAATTTCCTAAAAGCCCAGACTGGAGgattaccccaccccaccccaccccaccccaccccgtcaTCTCCGAGACCCCCTCGTGATGTGGAGGAAGAGCCACCTGCAAGATGGACGCGAGCCACAAGCTGCACTGTGAACCCAGGCACTCCGCGCCGATGCCACCGGCCCGTAGGTCTCTGAAGGGGGACCCCCCACTAATCTGCCAAATTTCACCGGTTTGCCCTGGGatattatagaaaattatttgtatgattgatgaaaataaaacacacctcatggcaaaaaaaaaatcttggaaaaaCAGTTTAAAGGCACATAGTTGAACAAGGAACTCATTGAGGTCAGAGACCAGGAACAATGAATAGCATTCCAGCTATTGCTGCTAGGATGGGTTGGTGATCAAAAGTGGTGATTAATTCCTTGCATCCATTTCTGTCCTCATCCTCctgatacaaaaataaaaaactaaaaacaaaaaaaagaagtcaacgaaggtaaagaagaaggtataaaACGtacagaagaaggtaaagaatgtaaaaaagaaggtaaagtaggtatagaagaaggtaaagaaaaacgtaaagaaggtaaagaagaaaaagagggtaaagaacaagtcaaagaaagtatagaaggaaaagaagaagtcaatgaaggtaaagatgaaggtaaagaagggaaagaagaagttaaagaaggtatagaagaagtcaaagaaggtaaagaagaaaataaataaggaaaagaagaaggtaaagaagttaaagaagaaataaaagaaagtaatgtagaaagtaaagaaagtaaaaagaaggtaaagaaggtaaagaacaggtaagaaggtaaagaagtcaaagaagttaaagaagaagggaaagaaggttaagaagaatgttaaaaaggtaaagaaagtaaagaagaaggtaaagaagaaggcaaagaaggtaaagcagaaggtaaaaaagtaaagaagaattaaaaaatgtaaagaagaagaaaaagaacagaaaagaaggtaaagaacataaagaagaagtcaaagaaggtaaagaaggaaataaagaaggtaaagaagatgtcaaagaaagtATAGAAAAgtcaataaggtaaagaagaaggtaaagaaggtaagaagaagtgaaagatggtaaagaaatgtaaagaagtcaaagaagataaagaagaaggtaaagaaggtaaagaaaaatgtaaagaaggtaaagaagaaagtaaagaaggtacagaaaaagacaaagaaggtaaaggagaatataaagaacagtaaagaaggtaaagaacgtaaagaagaagtcaaagaaggtaaagaagtagtgaaagaaggtaaagaacgcaaagaaggtaaagatgaatataaagaatgtaaagaattcaaagaagttaaagaagatgataaagtaggtaaagatgaaatcaaagaaggtaaagaagaagataaagaacagtaaagaaggcaaagaagataaagaaagtcaaagaagagggaccaccaacattccccaactcccccccccccccccccgcctccagcaagcttcctgctcttcctgcaggggatattctccccggatactgcctctctattcctgtcccttcccagcttgcacctagAACCCCCCACGCCTtgtcctcccgtctttggggccacaaaatcccacagctcagcctgtttgggtgccggggacctggaattgagtgcacccaggcctgtagGAGGTCCCCTCtttcattagcctgctgcctgcagcaaggtagccCCTTTgacagcgagctgcttggcctgcaagaaGACCTGAAagtcggccagaggatccatcattcatggGGGTGAGTGAGGAatgagtgcctgaaccacggcagctgccaggagagggaccaccgacatttcccaactccccccccacccgcacacttcctgttcttcctgcaggGGATATTCTCTCCGGATACAGCCTCTCTATTCCTGtaccttcccagcttgcacctagAACCCCCcacgcctcatcctcccgtctttggggccacaaaatcccacagctcaggaaatctgggacacaataaaaagaccaaacctaagaataataggcatagaagaagga
Proteins encoded:
- the LOC119805854 gene encoding thymosin beta-10-like, whose amino-acid sequence is MADKPDIGEIASFDNAKLKKTETQEKNTLPTKETIEQEKRSEIS